A genomic segment from Pseudorca crassidens isolate mPseCra1 chromosome 4, mPseCra1.hap1, whole genome shotgun sequence encodes:
- the WFS1 gene encoding wolframin, giving the protein MASGACPPSPSGPRSPPLPQQPQARSRLNATTSVEQEKSGTPRAPGPQVGPGRDVRDTTASAMPQASHARSQERVDGTGPAKGDVDTPFEEVLEKAKAGDPKAQTEVGKRYLQLAGDGDEEVNNCTAVDWLTLAAKQGRREAVKLLRRCLADRKGITSENEQEVRHLSSETDLERAVRKAALVMYWKLNPKKKKQVAVSELLENVGQVNEHDGGVQPGPVPKSLQKQRRVLERLVSSESKSYIALDDFVEITKKYAKGVIPADLFLQDDDDDELAGKSPEDLPLRLKVVRYPLHVIMELKEYLIDVASRAGLHWLSTLVPTHHINALVFFFIVSNLTIDFFAFFVPLVVFYLSFISMVICTLKVFQDSKAWESFRALTSLLLRFEPNLDVEQAEGNFGWNHLEPYVHFLLSVFFVIFSFPIASKDCIPCSELAVVSVFFTVTSYMSLSTSAEPYTRRALVTEVAAGLLSLLPTVPVDWRYLKLLGQTFFTVPVGHFVVLNVSIPCLLYVYLLYLFFRMAQLRNFKGAYCYLVPYLVCFMWCELSVVILLESTGLGLVRASIGYFLFLFALPILVAGLALMAAVRLAHWFLSLELTKVVVTMVVCSIPLLVRWWTRANFSMVEMVKSLTRSSIVKLILVWLTAIVLFCWFYVYRSEGMKVYNSTLTWQQYGFLCGPRAWKETNMARTQILCSHLEGHRVTWTGRFKYVRVTEIDNSAESAINMLPLFIGDWVRCLYGEAYPSCSSGNVSTAEEELCRLKLLAKHPCHIKKFDRHKFEITVGMPYSGANGTRGPEEDDITKDIVLRASSEFKDVLLHLRQGSVIEFSTVLEGRLGSKWPVFELKAISCLNCMAQLSPARRQVKVERDWRSTVHGAVKFAFNFFFFPFLSVA; this is encoded by the exons GGCCTGCGAAGGGAGATGTGGACACCCCCTTTGAAGAGGTCCTGGAGAAGGCCAAGGCCGGGGACCCCAAGGCACAGACGGAG GTGGGGAAACGCTACCTGCAGCTTGCCGGCGACGGGGATGAAGAGGTCAACAACTGCACTGCTGTCGACTGGCTGACCCTCGCCGCCAAGCAGGGCCGGCGCGAGGCCGTCAAGCTTCTCCGCCGGTGCCTGGCGGACAGAAAAG GCATCACCTCCGAGAATGAGCAGGAGGTGAGGCACCTTTCCTCCGAGACCGACCTGGAGCGGGCCGTGCGCAAGGCGGCCCTCGTCATGTACTGGAAGCTCAACCCCAAGAAGAAGAAGCAGGTGGCCGTGTCGGAGCTGCTGGAGAACGTGGGCCAGGTCAACGAGCACG ATGGAGGGGTGCAGCCTGGCCCCGTCCCCAAGTCGCTGCAGAAGCAGAGGCGGGTGCTAGAGCGCTTGGTCAGCAGCGAAT CCAAGAGCTACATAGCACTGGACGACTTCGTGGAGATCACCAAGAAGTACGCCAAGGGCGTCATCCCCGCCGACCTGTTCCTGCAGGACGACGACGATGACGAGCTGGCAGGCAAGAGCCCCGAGGACCTGCCCCTGCGCCTGAAG GTGGTCAGATACCCGCTGCACGTCATCATGGAGCTGAAAGAGTACCTGATTGATGTGGCGTCCCGGGCGGGCCTGCACTGGCTGTCCACCCTCGTGCCTACCCACCACATCAACGCCCTGGTCTTCTTCTTCATCGTCAGCAACCTCACCATCGACTTCTTCGCCTTCTTCGTGCCCCTGGTCGTCTTCTACCTGTCCTTCATCTCCATGGTCATCTGCACCCTCAAGGTTTTCCAGGACAGCAAGGCCTGGGAGAGCTTCCGTGCCCTCACCAGCCTGCTCTTGCGATTCGAGCCCAACCTGGACGTGGAGCAGGCCGAGGGGAACTTCGGCTGGAACCACCTGGAGCCCTACGTCCACTTCCTGCTGTCTGTCTTCTTCGTCATCTTCTCCTTCCCCATCGCCAGCAAGGACTGCATCCCCTGCTCGGAGCTGGCCGTCGTGTCCGTCTTCTTCACGGTCACTAGCTACATGAGCCTGAGCACCTCGGCCGAGCCCTACACCAGGAGGGCCCTGGTGACCGAGGTGGCGGCCGGCCTGCTCTCCCTTCTGCCCACCGTGCCCGTCGACTGGCGCTACCTGAAGCTCCTGGGCCAGACCTTCTTCACGGTGCCCGTCGGCCACTTCGTCGTCCTGAACGTCAGCATCCCCTGCCTGCTCTATGTGTACCTGCTGTACCTCTTCTTCCGCATGGCCCAGCTGAGAAACTTCAAGGGCGCCTACTGCTACCTGGTCCCCTACCTGGTCTGCTTCATGTGGTGCGAGCTCTCCGTGGTCATCCTGCTTGAGTCCACCGGCCTGGGGCTGGTGCGTGCGTCCATCGGctacttcctcttcctcttcgcTCTCCCCATCCTGGTGGCCGGCCTGGCGCTGATGGCTGCAGTGCGGTTGGCCCACTGGTTCTTGTCCCTGGAGCTCACCAAGGTTGTGGTCACCATGGTGGTCTGCAGCATCCCCCTGCTGGTCCGTTGGTGGACCAGGGCCAACTTCTCCATGGTGGAGATGGTCAAGTCCCTGACACGGAGCTCCATCGTCAAGCTGATCCTGGTGTGGCTCACGGCCATCGTGCTCTTCTGCTGGTTCTACGTGTACCGCTCGGAGGGCATGAAGGTCTACAACTCCACGCTGACCTGGCAGCAGTACGGCTTCCTGTGCGGGCCGAGGGCCTGGAAGGAGACCAACATGGCCCGCACCCAGATCCTCTGCAGCCACCTGGAGGGCCACAGGGTCACGTGGACCGGCCGCTTCAAGTATGTCCGCGTGACGGAGATCGACAACAGCGCCGAGTCGGCCATCAACATGCTCCCGCTCTTCATCGGCGACTGGGTGCGCTGCCTCTACGGTGAGGCCTACCCGTCCTGCAGCTCGGGCAACGTCTCCACGGCCGAGGAGGAGCTCTGCCGCCTCAAGCTCCTGGCCAAGCACCCCTGCCACATCAAGAAGTTCGACCGGCACAAGTTCGAGATCACCGTGGGCATGCCCTACAGTGGCGCCAACGGCACCCGCGGCCCCGAGGAGGACGACATCACCAAGGACATCGTGCTGCGGGCCAGCAGCGAGTTCAAGGACGTGCTGCTCCACCTGCGCCAGGGCAGCGTCATCGAGTTCAGCACCGTCCTCGAGGGCCGCCTGGGCAGCAAGTGGCCCGTCTTCGAGCTCAAGGCCATCAGCTGCCTCAACTGCATGGCGCAGCTCTCACCAGCCAGGCGGCAGGTGAAGGTCGAGCGGGACTGGCGCAGCACTGTGCACGGCGCCGTGAAGTTCGCCTTCaacttcttcttcttccccttcctgtcGGTGGCCTGA